TTCTATTGTTCTATTATATTTCTGTCCAAAGAGTTTTGTTACCTTACTTTCAgttattccttttttttctcaCCTTCATTAAAATCTGCATATATTACCTCCTCCATCTCATGAAATAATGCATATACATTTAAAATAATGATAGGTAGACTATAGTGTGATTGAAGAAATGGCTCCACTTTATTGTTAGCTAGTAAAACTTAGAACTAATGTCAATTTAAATGGAGAAATAGCGATTCATTTTTGTGATAAACTCAAAACTATTGTTAGTACTACTTATATTGGACTATGGTATTTATGAATATTGATTGAATAGGCGCGTCGTGGTGCGTGTGCAAGGACGGGTTAAGTGACACAGTGCTGCAGAAGGCGCTAGACTACGCATGCGGAGCCGGGGCAGACTGCAACCCGATCCATCAAAACGGACCATGTTTCCAACCCAACACCGTTAGAGCTCACTGCAGCTACGCCGCCAACAGCTATTTCCAGAAAAACCGCCAGCAACCCACCGCCTGCAATTTTGAAGGCGCTGCAACTATCTCCGCTTCCGACCCTAGTCAGTTTTCCTctctaaattattttttacgGCCTTATGTATAAAAAGGTGTGTGAATcgtaatttgaaaaaaataaaattaatagtaatgTTTTATTTTAAGGCTAAAAGTAATAATAGTATGAAGGCCCGAATCATTACTAGATTACTAGAATTATTATTGTTCCgtctaaaaaaagaaaacataaaaaatcatTGGGTATATTATGAGTAGCATGTGGAAAATGTAGCATGGATTGAATTTTTTTAGGTGTTGCTAtcaatttagattttttttttcttgtggaTTTTACAGGCATATCTGGTTGTACGTATCCGGCAACAGCAAGGTAATGTAATTTTAATCaactttatatatgtatagtttGGTACTTTAGTATTGGGAAATGCcaatagtactagtactactataatttacTTAAAAAATCTTGAAATGCAGcacaaatacataattatgTGTGTGAGAAAATGACAGTTCAATGCATTGCCTGAAAACCTGTCGCTGTCGTGGGGGTGTGCGAAATACCAAATCTGCCCTCCAGTTGTTTGGACCCACACCCACCCCATTTCAAATTTCCTGCTTTATATCTAGTCATTTTTCACTAAAATGAATAGACATAGCAACGGTCATTATGgttctatttttatcattttttgctGCATTGGAAACATAGCATTATATTGCAATTTTACCTTGTGATGGTTTTAATTTTTGGGACTTATAGTGCAACTTAATTTACCCTTTCTATGAATGTTTGTGCACTATTGGTATGAAAGATAAACAAAACATGATATGAAGACATATTTTCGGACAAATAACTCCAAGATAGATGAGTTATCTATTCTAATAAACCGCCCTCTAGTATAGAGCTAAGTTTTCGTGCCTTGATCCTCTGCACTACTTTTTGGTGTATGAACGTCGAGAAACTGGGCACCTGATCTCGATTGAGGTGGAGGCTGCTTCACAAGTTTTTCTCTTAGATTGTGAGTTGGCAGAGCATCTCCAAAAGGTCAAATATTCTAGATAAATAATGGCCTTTGTGGACCATCGAATATTCCTTTCCTTTCAATTAGTGATTATCCTATCATTATCAAATGCACAGATTTAGACTTTGGAATATGCAAATTTTTGCTGCCACAGTTGTAGTGTGATGATATTCATACTCGCATTCGCATAGGTAGGTAGATATTGTTTGAAAattctttctaattttttaaacGTTAAATATTGTCAGAGGATCACTTGTCATAACTCACAAGTAAGTAACATGATTTGGTGTTTGCAAACCATATACTTCTATCAACTTATCATGGCACACCCCTTGTTAATTTGTGTAGTTCCTCCACCCCCACCACTGCCACTCCGGGGACTATGACTCCGGTCTCTGGGACAACTGGCAACTCCCCTGGCATGATAAATCCTAGCACTGGTGGCGGTGTACTAGGAGGAAACCCCGGTCTAGGCCCGTCAGGCATGAACCCCAACACCGACTTCAGTGATGCAGGGATCCGTCTCTCCAACGCCTTCTTCCACTGCTTCTGTGTGGTAATCGCCTTTTCGGCACTTGTTTTCTCGTGAGCTTGAATACAGCGGCAATGTTGCTAGGATAGGTTGCTTCAAGATTCGTGTATGGATGATGATGGTCAAGAAATTATGGATTTTTAGGCAGCTTTTGGTTTTTGTCCCTgcctctctcactctcactcttaTATGTAGAGTAAACCTTGATGGGATGTTCATTCTTTTTTTTGAGTTTGTAGTTTTTAGTAGTACTAGCTATCTATTTGCAGATTGCAACTTGGCTGTATttgctattattattatacaattattatttattactacttcCTAATAGTTCTTTCCTTTGTAACATGATACTAATACTTTGTAATATGATACTAAGCATCTTCACTTTAACTTAGAGTTCCATAAATTTTCAAATGATGATTTCATTGTTTATGTTAGTGCGTATAATATATATGGTCAATAGTTATTTATACATCAGGAAACCAATTAAATACCGAAGATTAGGTCATAAACTTCAGCTAATCTTCCCTTAAAGAAAAAAGCTACTACTTCCTCGGTCGGAAAGCTTGTCCTATTTTTCCATATCCGTCAGTCCCgtaaaatttgtctcatttcactttttactattttttgtagtggacctcatattctactaaaCTCATTCTtagtcacattttattataaaactaatgtataaaagtaggactcacattccactcatttttttaactcactacttttcattacatttcttaaaactcgtgctgagccaaagtgagacaatatttggggacagagggagtactaatttcctttattttttatatttaaccTTTTgcaatatttttagattaaatcTTCAATCAAATGAAGCACCATAGTATGATTTTTACATTCAACCTTTTGCAatatatatttcttaactatttatctttaaatttaataaaatagtagtataaaaaattCTTATATGTACTTGTACATGCAAAATGACTTCGTATGAGATTTATGCTTTCTATACCTCTAAATTTAGCTCTCCAATTTAAGCAGTCCCCCGACTTCCAGATTTCAGTTGTCTTCAAGCTAATTTTAGACTATCGATTACTTAAATAAGTTGGCTGGGACCTAAGTTCTGTCAAATTTGTATGTTAAATGAAAGTATATCAAAGCcgtatactagtatattttaaattgttgtGTGTGTTCAGTTTTAACACTAATAGAAACGCAAATGCGTCAATATGTTAATCGCAGAACACATTGGATTTGCATCGGGCAGTTCGCGAGAAATGGCAAATGGGAAGCTCTTAAATTAATATTGGAACCCCAACAATAATCTTGGGACAAAAATAATGACATGGAAAATCTCCTCTAGAGCACTATAAATGAACCAAGTTACTCGTCAATTATTTAAAGCTCGAGTCGGTAGATCGAAGTTCATTCAAGCTAGCCTAGAAGCTCATCCGAACTAGCTTAGTGAAGCTTGTTACCATAGCAGAACTAGCTTTAACATACTAGAATTATGCTCGTTAAATAACTTAGCttgtaaatataatattttgactgtattataatatatatttatgtcatatgattaattaatggatgtatTAAGTCTTCCACAAACACACGGGTTGTGGGAGACTAATCAAAAGCGGCTAGAGGCGATCATTAAGGCAAACACACAATGACACAAGTTGTGGAGACAAATCAACGGATGATGCAGCGGTATTTTGAGAAGTTAGCCTGTTGATATATCCCAATCGCTGACCTCCTCGGCTTCACCACCTCCTTTGCCTTAGTTTGGGACTCAATTTCTTTTCAAGTGACTCAGTTTCGGGCTGCAATTGTTTGATAGATGGATgttgagcatccacaatggcgcttagcgcaccgcctagccgagccccggcgctaggcggtgcgctcggcgaaccattgcaaccgcctagcagttttccgaaaaaaaaatcgcctagcgctaggcgatatACGGACGCTTGGCGCCATTGCAGGGTCCGGATCGCCGAGTGCATCGTCCAGCggacttttaaattttttttatttaatgtttttttatgaaactcattcttggttgtttctcttttatagagacatccgtgaatgttttatgttccactttcgatgtgagacaaactcatttttggttgtttctcttttatagagacatccttgaatgttttatgttccactttcgatgtgggacaaactcattcttggttgtttctcttttatagagacatccttgaatgttttatgttccactttcgatgtgggaaaaactcattcttggttgtttctcttttatagagacgacattgaattttttatgttccactttcgatgtgggacaaactcattcttggttgtttctcttttatagagacatccttgaatgttttatgttccactttcgatgtgagacaaactcattaatgaggatgttgtaatgttattttaattttaatgaagtgtgtttttttaattaatgtacttttaaaaatttaatattattattgaattttcccgtatctgtgtcgtaaatttaattctgtattttgtgtgattgtcaattattatttgttttatataattaggagtgatgtggctaggctattgctgggctatttgcttgtcctgatgatgtggcagaaggatttttagtgctgatgatgtggcaggaggagtttgtggctgggctatggctgggcgaaaaccattgtggatgctcttagagcatccttAACGCCGTGGGCCGGGACCCAGGTTGGTTCCCGGCCCGCGGCCCCGCGCGATGGAGGTGATGAATTTGCGGCACAGGCCGGTCCCGAGGACTCAGTCGCGGCCCAGTGACGCGTCCGGGGTCCGGCCTGTAGGCGTTAAACCGTGCCCGAGCCGCACGAGATGAGTCCCAGCCCGGCGTTGGATGTCTTCCGGGCTGGGCCGCAAGTCCCCagcattttgtttttttttttgttttattacctatatatactccatttgtgCACTATTTTTCCACACTTTCTCAATTTCAATCCTCTTGTATTACAATATTTTCGGCTTCTATGGATTAGTTTAACAGCGATCAACGACAAATGAACGATTTTGTCAACGCCAACAACTGGTACGTGCCGCCGTCGCCCGGCCCTAATGCAACGCCTAGTTCGGGGTTGCCTACCAACATGGAAATAACATCGCCAGTTAGCACTGATGAGTATGAAATCAGTGATATAGAGCCCGCTGTAGggaggggcaagggcaaggttGCAGATGATGAGGGGCCGAAGAATTATAGTCCGCAGGAGACATTGTGGTTGGCCAAGAACTTCATCGACGTctccgaggatcctatcattgGCAACCAGCAGAGCGGCAAAGTGTTCTGGGAGCGGATTGCGGAGAAGTACAACGCTGGTCGTCCTAGAGGGTCgttcgagcgtagctacgtgaagctacGCAAGCATTGGAGTCGGGTCCAGAAGGAGATGAACAAGTGGAATGGCAAGTGGACCAACGTAATCCGGATGTGGCCGAGTGGGCACAGCGAGCTGGACCTCGTGGAGAAGGCCAGGGCGGAGTTcttcaagtacttcgacgtTTGGAAGATTGttgagaagagcccgaagtatACAGGTGGGGCAGAACCGAAGGCAAGTGGGGTgccgaagagaaccaaagtttccgccaccggaaactactcttcgagcgaaggaggtccaACGATTGACCTCAACGTGACAGATGACGACGTCTTCCTCTCATCCCCTAGCACTCAAAGCCGTCCGATGGGAACAACGATGGCAAAGAGGAAAGCgaaggggaaggcaactgcgagctACTCCGCTATGCCTCCACCACTGCCCAATCAGTCTTTGGATAAGATCTCCGACTCTATGTCGGAGATGAGTATTAcctggcggatgagccagctgacggagttgacatcgaggaATACCTCGACAATGTCGGAGTTCGATCTCGAATTGCACCATGAGATGATCGTCTACCTTCGCacacaaatgaagaagtagtagttttatccttttttaaaaaatgtatgacttgtatttttattttctaggatttttaatttgctttgtctaggatttgtaattttaatttatactgAACAATGTATTTTTCCGGTTTGAATTGGtcaacgtattgcatttacgagtaaaatgacttgaagttgtgaatagtgcaataTGGCCCGGGTTGGgccctgcagggttagagcagttgtgacctgagactcaaatttaggggagtgatgacgtggaggggacttggggcctgaatcCGGGCCAGAGTTAAGGATGCTCTTATGTGAAATCTCTTTCCCTCCCATTCAAATGTTATAGTTTAGCTTTGATTTTCGGCTAATGATGCTTTTTAATTCTACGTAGGATGCTAATTTGTGTGTCTAGCTATTTCATCAACGCTTCAAAAAGTGTCCTTATTGTAGGTGTTCCAACTAAAATTACGAGACACAAATAGAAGcgtccttaaaaaataaaaaattatgataatttgtcCACAATTATGGACAAATTATGGTTATTTTTAAAAGAGTAAATGTCGAtcttggtcctaaacatatggtcaaaatatgaatttggtctaaaacattaagtttttgaaaaacaggtacataacaaatgaaatccttgttgtagtggtcctttttttacggttccttaaaaaaactaacggtcatgccACTATGCAATTGGCGTtaaccgttagttttttgacggaactGTAAAAAAAAGACTACTTCGGTCATATTTTCATTTGTAATGGACTTGTTTTACAAAAGTAAATCTGTTGGATCAAGTTCGtgttttggtcatatgtttaggactaaagttggcttttatttctttttaaaattttcaaacgCTAATTATAGTTTCTCAATTTGTGCCTTAAAAGATAAGGTTTTTGTTAGGGCTgtcaattttcgacacgacacgataatccgacacgaatccgcacgaaattactgggttggggtcaagtcttattggatccgtgtccttatcgggttgacccattaagaacccgataatttcgggttgggttcgggtcggatgcgggtcggatacgggtaacccattaagaaataatattattatttttattattatttaaaaaaatatatattactttaattttttaatttcttataaattaggtttaaatagtataaaatgaattttaattgtgtaaattaggttaaaaattaaggtttaatcgtgtaatattaggttcgggttgttatcgtgtcgtgtcaacccatattatatcgtgtcgataacgggttcgtgtcgggtgcgggtcgtgttcggatttgaaggtagcaggtcagGTTCgcgttcggatttacagtttccttaacatgtcgggttcaggttagaccttattgggttgggttattatcaggttgacctgataacgacccaatccacACGATTTGTCAGCCCTAGTTTTTGTAGTGAACTTTCCAAGCTTGAGCCTGTTTGTTTCTGTGAACAAATTCGCAAAACAATTTTGcttgaaaatattaaatcattAATTGGATGTATTTTGTATTCAATGGAGTAGTGATACATGCAACGATCATTGCTTAGTTACATAATTAAAGAACacgaatttagttcactataaagaCATTTTAGTATAAAAGACgaatttgaaaacacaaaatgaACCACATCATTATATTGAACTAAATATTTCACGGAGTAAATacttcaatttaaattatagtgaactaaatcgctTTTATAATGAATTAAAAGTATTCTTATAGAGAACTAAATtcgtgttctctagttatgcatttaagattagttatactttgataaTCTTTCGTAttccatatatatatactcactccgtctctgaaaagtatgaactatttattttttagttcgtctatgaaaaatatgaactttttaattttagaatagttaaacaacacattaccactacacataattttatttacaacttataccattacacTACACTGCTAATGATGTGGAACTCACTCTCTTCTAACCTACttacattatttttatatctctcttactttgtcaattatacattaaaacttgtgccgaaTCAGCTGTTCAAGCTTTTCAGATACAgggggagtattttatttttatataaataaaaaaatattatagattTGAATTTCTAA
This portion of the Salvia splendens isolate huo1 chromosome 10, SspV2, whole genome shotgun sequence genome encodes:
- the LOC121752565 gene encoding glutathione S-transferase T3-like, whose translation is MNDFVNANNWYVPPSPGPNATPSSGLPTNMEITSPVSTDEYEISDIEPAVGRGKGKVADDEGPKNYSPQETLWLAKNFIDVSEDPIIGNQQSGKVFWERIAEKYNAGRPRGSFERSYVKLRKHWSRVQKEMNKWNGKWTNVIRMWPSGHSELDLVEKARAEFFKYFDVWKIVEKSPKYTDDDVFLSSPSTQSRPMGTTMAKRKAKGKATASYSAMPPPLPNQSLDKISDSMSEMSITWRMSQLTELTSRNTSTMSEFDLELHHEMIVYLRTQMKK
- the LOC121750303 gene encoding PLASMODESMATA CALLOSE-BINDING PROTEIN 3-like, translating into MAALVLMALLLAITGHSSASWCVCKDGLSDTVLQKALDYACGAGADCNPIHQNGPCFQPNTVRAHCSYAANSYFQKNRQQPTACNFEGAATISASDPSISGCTYPATASSSTPTTATPGTMTPVSGTTGNSPGMINPSTGGGVLGGNPGLGPSGMNPNTDFSDAGIRLSNAFFHCFCVVIAFSALVFS